Genomic segment of Granulicella aggregans:
GGGCGCACCCGCTGGCGGCGGTGGTGACGATGGGTGCGGAGGGGCTGGTGGCTTCGCATATTCCGCTGGTCTATGAGGAAGTTGAAGGATCAGAGTTTGGCGTTCTGAAGGGGCATGTTTCGCGGGCCAATTCGCAGTGGAAGGACCTAGCGGAGGGTGTGGATGCGCTGGCGATCTTTGCAGGGCCTCAGCATTATGTTTCGGCAGGGTGGTATCCGGGTAAGGCTGAGGATGGCAAGGTGGTGCCGACTTGGAACTACGTGACGGTACATGCTTATGGGCCGCTGCGGGTGGTGAAGGATGCGGCATGGCTGTTAGAACACCTCACAAGCCTTACGGATACGCATGAGGCATCGTCGGCGGTGCCTTGGAAGGTGACGGACGCTCCGGCGGAGTTTATCGCTTCGCAGATGCGGGGGATTGTGGGGTTTGAGCTGCCGATTCGCAGGCTCGAGGGGAAGTGGAAGGTGAGCCAGAATCGGAGCGAACGCGATAGGGCGGCGGTGGTCGGTGCGCTTGAGGACATTGGGACGGTAGAGAGTCTGAGGATGAAGGCGTTGGTTCGGGGCGAATAGATGTCCTGACGGACGGGCACACTGCGCGTGGGGCGGTCACAACGTGACTTTCATACCGCTTCGCGTTGGTCGCAAGAATCATTTGTTGGCGGTGATGGCTTTCACGACGATGGCGTTGGGTGAGGGGCCCGCGGGCAGGATGGTGAAGAGGTTAGGGCCTAGTTTGCCGAGGGTGCGGATGACGGCTACGTCGCCGGAGTGGGCGTCGGCTGCCAATAAAAGATGCTCGTCGGCGGAGAAGGCGAGGAAGTCGGGTGCGGAGCCGGTCCGGAGGCTGCTGACGAGTTTGCCGTCGTCGATGCTGTAGAGCGAGAGGGAGTCGGCACCGAAGTTCGAGACCCAGAGGGCGGAGTTGTCCGCTGTGACGATGCCGTGGACGGGGTGGTTGCCGATGGGGTAG
This window contains:
- a CDS encoding FMN-binding negative transcriptional regulator; translation: MYIPKANLETRLPVLVAMMRAHPLAAVVTMGAEGLVASHIPLVYEEVEGSEFGVLKGHVSRANSQWKDLAEGVDALAIFAGPQHYVSAGWYPGKAEDGKVVPTWNYVTVHAYGPLRVVKDAAWLLEHLTSLTDTHEASSAVPWKVTDAPAEFIASQMRGIVGFELPIRRLEGKWKVSQNRSERDRAAVVGALEDIGTVESLRMKALVRGE